The Phragmites australis chromosome 1, lpPhrAust1.1, whole genome shotgun sequence genomic interval gataaaagaaaatatattcacAAGTAGATAATGAAATATACATAAGAAAATGCTAACTTAGCAAGGCACATACTATGAAAAATGCGTGGGGTGACACTTAAGCAGTAAGGCTGAGCATAAGCGGATTTTAGATGGCAGGGTGTTAACTACGCCTCCTAAGTAGCCTATCTTTGTGGCATAGACCGAGATTGGGTTCGGACCTTGCAGTGCTCTTAGGACTTGTTTGGATGCTAGGGAGAAGAAAACCTAGGAAATTAAAAGCCGGAGGAGTTTTTTATGGGCACATGGTATCCCCGTAAACCAACAGGGATAATCTCTATAATCATTTGGGAGACAAGAGACAATTCAGACCGTGAATTTATTTCTTCCAAAAATTAGGAAAATCATAGAATTGAGAAAAGTCATAGGACATTCAGGTTTCATTGATCAGCTCGTTAGATCTAGCCCTCTACGCAACTTGGCGCGTAGATCTAGCAGCCAAAGGGAGCAGATCTGAGTAGCAAAAGAAGGGGGAGAAGCAATTGAGGAGCTTACCGGCACCACTCATGGAGTAGGACTCCCTCCTCGCGCCCCATCTCGGTGGGCGGCGAGAGGACGGGCCTAGAGTCAATGTTAGCGGGTGGCACACCGAAGGGGTCATCCTAGAGACGTGGACGTCAGCGGCCGAGCCGTCGAAGTGGAGGAAGGCGTCGTCATGGAATGGCGCAGCGGCATGGAAGGAGGTGGGGGAGTTGAAGGCGGTGGCCATAGCGGTGGTGGATGGTTGATTCGCTCCAAGCCTCGGGATCTGGATCCTGGAGGAGCAGAACAACTAGCTAGGTGGTGGAACGGAATGAAATAGCGTGGTGGTGCGATATgatgccggtggtggtggtggtgcgacGAAGACGAAGAATCAGCAGAGGGAGGAAAAGAGCGACGAGGAGAGATGAGGAGAAATTGTCATGCGTCGGGAgacgattttttttatttctctctcgTTCCACTAGTATCGGGTGGAATAGGCCGGAAATTTTTTGACCCGTCTGATTTCCAAATGGTCAGCAGGGTTTGAAGGGGGAGCAAATCCACGGGCTGGATTGACTCTGGGAACGGGTCGGGATCCCGACAGGGAACCAGGcttccaaacaagcccttagcGAGTTTTGTATCATGATCTGGGTGACATCTTCACGTTTATCTGTATAGCAACAACAATGTAGTTAACTTATTGTCATGCTTCGCCGGACCATCTCATCGGAAAAATGAGATGGCCACCATTAGCCTATCGTACTTTTGCCTCAGCTTGCCTGCGATGTGGCGAGCAGGCATGAAAGTTGTGGAAGATTGTTCAGAATGGAAAATGGAAAATGCTACTGCTCAGGCCGTTCGGCTTGGCCTTCTCCGGCCGGGCACGCCGGATATGGCGTGACAGCGACGCAGGTCGGGGACATTACGAAAAAAAGAATAACTGATTCTCTAAACAGTCTGAACGAAAAATGATCACTTCTCAAATTAGGAAAGAAATCCAGGCTTTGAGAGTATATACTAGGTTAACATTCAGGTTTCAACAAGGCCAACAAAGCATAACATGGCGGAAAAGCATGCAACCCATGTAGATACCAGAACTTTGCACAAAATTTATTCAGCTGATCACAGTAACTCTCCGAGTTCAAAAATAGTCATCTAGAAGAAGTTCAGAAAAAGAAGCTGCTAAAAATAGATTTTACATCGTTGGTGAGCCTGTGGACCATAGCATGGTCAGCAGCTAGATCGGCCGCTCTTTCAGTTGCCTTAAAATCAGGCACGTGTTGCTATATCGTCCGCTCTTTCCGATGAGGTCAGCTGCCTTAGGTTGAACTTCGCGAGCTCTTTGTATCTTTCAACGACTCCAATCAGGCATATAGTCTGCTCAAAATTCAAACAGGGTAGGTAGCCCATCAAAACTTGAACCATGACCAGCTCGAAGAAAATTCATGCCAGCATGTAGGTATGGATAGATGAACCATGCATAACAGAATAattaagaaagaaagaaagtacTATTGGCATGAGTCATGATGATGCTCTCGGTATCTTATCCAGAGAACTGAAAGTACATAATCGGTGCAGCAAATACATGTATCATGCACATTTGGACAAGGCAATGACAGGACATTTAGGACACTACAAGTTAGTAAATTTGGATCATATTGGCATGAACTATTCAATGCATGATGTTCCTTGTGTCTTCTGCCAGAACGGAGAAAGTACATGATTGCTGCAGCTGATACATGCCTCATGGGTCATCATGGGCTTGGAGAATGGGATGATAAGATATGGAAAAGGTTCAATTTTGGTCCTCCAACTCTTGCCCTGGTCTAAAATTGGTCACTCCAATCAATATCAGATATGAATAGTCCCTTGACTATCGAAACCGTCTAAACCTAGTCCCTTTGTCCATTTGAGAGTGGTTTTAACTCATGTGGCATCCAAGATGGCATTGACATGGCGATGGGCCCACACATCATAGAGGGGGAGTGAGaataagagagagggagagacagAAGAAATAGAGGATGTGTGCCAAGGCCGACACAGAGCTTGGAGCCACCATATGTCGAAGCTTACATGTGTGTCCATGCCGCCGTCCTGGTTCAGCCGTCGCCCAGAGCTCTCTTGCTTGCATATGGCAGTGTGCTTGCAGCCACCGTGCTACTGCTGTGGGACCATGTCACGAGCTGCTCCTCGAAGACCACCGAGGTCGGTACACCGAGAGCGAGACCCGCTGCACCCTTGTGCTAGAAAGGTTGGATGGAGATGACAAGAGAGACTCGTTTGATTTGCTTGCTTTTGGAATTGGGaatttgtgattttgatgcgTGTACGTGTGTTTCCTGGGATGAGATGGATGGGAGGATGGACGCTGAAGAATAGTTCACGGTATTCGTTCATTTGAACAGGAGAGAAATCAAACGAGGATTCACATCATTTGTCAGTCACTGCAAAGCCTGACCAACTATGCGCTGTCAACAGAGGTGCTAATGCCGGTTAAGCCCGTGCCTGGGAGATGATGTGGTTGCGCACGAGCTTGTCACCGGCAGGCGGTGTGGCTTAATCGATGGGTTAAAGCAGATCTGGCCCTTGATGGCCATGAGGAGGGGCTTCTTGCGGTTGGACCCGTCGCACTGGCGGAGCTCCTCGGTGACCTCGTTGATCTGCATGGGGGCAAGGGCCGCGCTGCAAAGAGCCCTGGCAGGAAGTGGTATTGCGCGGCGACAATCGCCACGATGGTGAAGATTGAAGAATGTCGCTGTGGACAGCCCCGTGTGCACTGACTGAGCTTTCGTCGTCTCCCCTGTATTCTGATATGTGGGGCTAAGTGATGATGTGACAGCTGAGATGAAAAAAACATTCTCAAAACCAGGTTACAGACGTATTTTGCACTGGTATTGAaggacgggggggggggggtgagttCTATACGTTTTAGAGTTAGCAGACCAAAATTAAACCGAGACAAGAGTTGGGGGACTGAAAATGGACTTTTTCCATAAGATATTTAAGGCAATGACAGGAAGTCCATGTGTTCACTCACGGTATACCAAGCAACGCCCATAGGCGTGTTAGCTACTTCAGAGTAAAAGGGTGGAAAGCATAAGCATTGTAAACAAAGCTTTCAGGTTTATACGATGCAATTAGGGTGATAAAAAGAAATCGACCTAAACTATGATCTATAATTCAGAATTTGGTCATTGCGTGTAGTGATCAAGCTACCATGTTTACTTGACAATCATGGTCAGATTTTTCAAATCTGAATCAAAATGGTTGGAGCTAGCATGCCCTCCACAACTCAGTCTAAAAGCACTTTTTGTCCTTATTAACTTATCTGAATGGAGTAGAATTGGCCAGTACACACCACCATGTGCAGCTAAAAACAAGGGGActagaaaaaatacatgtggAGTTTGTACCCCTAAATATTCTAATGGAATTAGTTACTTCCAAGAAATATTTCTAAAACTCTGGGATAAAACCTAAGGTGCGCAAATTTTTAGCAGTGTCTGATCACAAATTTTGTTTGGAACTAGGAAAAATTGAAATGATTGGTAATATGACTAATATTGTATGCTATACATGGACAAAAGGTAATATTTCAAAATTCACAGGTTAATGAGGTACACTAATAAAACCAGAAGTAAAATTAGCAACTGTTCAACATATGCATATCACCGTACCTTCTAGCACTAGAACAAGGCATAATGTACCATTCCAACTGAAAACATTTACCTTTGCAATCTGGACAATGATAGTCTTGTCTGGCTTGTTCAGGTCAACTTTGTGAGGTTGAGATACAGATTTTGCTACTGCATTTATGATTTTCATTCTATCGATTCCGGTGTTTGATCTAGCTTCATATAACACAGCAAACTGCAAGATTAAGAGATCCACATAAGAATTCTGGATAGCGAACAACAAAGACTCATGTTTGCGTTCTTTTGTGTTGTATAAAAATAATGTTCAAAACGTTATACTACACTGGTGTCTGTTATTAAAACTGCCTGCACTGACTTGCTTAGGAAGTATGGATTATGGGTGTTATAGTCTGTCATGCACTTTCTTCGCTGAAGAAAGCAGTGAAATATTGATGGATCATTTTGATGGATGATGAATGGCATTTATGAACTTATTTACACAACTAGAGCAGCATTCACACAGCATAATGAACAGCGCATTTGGTTCGATGATTAAAGAGCAAACCTGATCATGGGCAAAACTGTTTCAATGAAGTCCAAATCCGTCTTGACCTACCCATAACCTCTACCATGCCCTTTATAAATAAATTGAACAGAACACTTGATACTAGTACATTAGCATAAATTGTAGCTAGTTTACTTTAAAATGGTTAGATATAGGTTGAATAGCATTATATGACTAATAATACAAGGTGAAATTTGACCTTACTATTCATATGATGAATTGCAAAAGGCTTAAAAACTTAATGCTGTAAAGACTCTGATTGTCAGCTAATGTGGAAAAAATCTCATGAAGTAGTCTTGCTGCTATGTCATATGTTCTTTCACCAGACCATCCCTACCAAGACAAAGGATcacatgaaatatgatgcagcAATCAGCTTAGCAACTTGCCTTATGTCCCGAAGGGCATTCTTTTGGGAAGTACTTTTCAACAAGGGGACCAATTGCTCTTGTTATTTCCTCCTCTGATGCATAGCATGCCACCTCAGCAGGCAAAAACCTCAGAATAAATCTAGCATGCATTCAAAACGGAAGTCTATAAGGAAGAAAACAATTGAATAATTCATATCATCAAAGAAATAGCATCTTAAAATATGAGACTTAGGAGCACAGGGGAAGATAGACTGTAATAGCACCAAATCTAAACCTCGACATATGTTTACGAGTTGAAGCAGCGGATGACATCATGTTTTGTACAATCTCAACTGGACCAGGGTCTCCAGCTCTTTTGTGCATTTGAATGAAAATGCAACCGTTGCAACCCGAATCAAGGCTTGCAAAGAGCCTCTGTTCAAAGTAGAATGGTTTCGATCATATAAGTTAGTATACAAACATTAGTAGATAAAAAACAATGGATGTTAGGATTAGTCTGTTTATGTTGGTTTTTGCATATTAAAGGGTTTCCTCCGGAAAGATTTCCAATAGAACTGAAAAAACAATAGGTAAGACTCTGGATACGCCTTAGCTCCAAGTTCATGCAGATCAGCAAATTGCTGCTAAAATAAATGAGGTATCATACAAATCTCACCCATTAAATTTGTCTGATTTCTTATATGATTTCTGCCCACAAAAAATTGCTTAAGTGAAGTTATACATAAGTTCCCAGTGATGTTGTAGCAAGAAAGAAACAAGTAATAATGAATGAACAGTAAAATAAAATAGGACCTACGAACCTAGTTAGTGGCTGAAACCCTTTTATCTaaaacatgaaaaattctaaatttattATATGAGCAAAAACACGGTAGATTATTTTGTACATATAAGGAGAGCACTTCTATTAATATTCTAGGGAGCAGTGGTACACATATTTAAAATTTCCTTATAAAAGCCTTACAAGCAGATCTCCCATCCAATAGATTTATTCATTGGGAAGTTGAGGCAAATCAAGATTGAATCATGATTTACCACGTTAGTATCTGTAGAGCGTTTGTACAAAAGTTTTAGTACATATACTTTTTTCCTAGTCTAGGGTTATTAAACCTTTTTCCTATTCTAGGGTCATTAACGATTTCAATCTGCAGAAAAAATTTGTGTGGTGAGGGGGAAAGTATGTGTAGAAGTGCAGAAATAAGAAATTCATAGTATGGCTAAGTCCCCATGGATACTTCTTTTATCCACCATCCAATAAAACTGCTTCGGAGTTATCAGTTATGAATCCAGTGCTACTTAAACTAAACTTTTACAAAAGAACAAATTGCACGAACAAGCCCTCGACTActagagtatttcttgctttAGTCCTACTGAAAATACTTGAAGTATAGTTCTACTAGTGCACAATTTTCAGATTACTATTTTGTAGAGATATTATATGGACGACTCCATATAGATATGAGCACTGTACCATATATATTAAACTGTAATTATATCAAGAAAGCAAATGGACCTTTTTCCTGTCCCCTAGTTCTTTCAAGTCCtcatcaattaaatcatcaatgtTTTTGTCATTGGACTCTTTTGGTTTATCAGCGGACTCCTTTGGTTTATCAGTGGACTCCTTTTGTTCTGTCTGCTCAGATACTGGAGGATCTTCTACACGTGGCTTCTTTGGTTTTGATTCGTTGGCGTTGTCTACTTGTTCCTCATTGTCCTTGGCGACAATTCCAGAGGTACCAAGCTCctcttgttgctgctcagaTGGTGTGGTTTCCCCTTTCTCCATGGCATTCCCATTATTGGCTTCCTCACAAGAATGgtcttcatcctcatcatctgagGAATCAGAGTCCTCAAACTTTATCTTTTTGTTCAGTGGTTTGTCAGGAATGCTTTTGGACTTCTCACCCGATCCTTTCCCATCCACTAGGTCTTCGTAGAACTGCAAGTCCAATAATGGAGCATATAGCATAATGAGGAAATGCAGTCCTACCCAAAAGCACATTAGCAAGACTCCAAGAAACATATGAAGCAACTAACAAAGTAGCCTCATTCTACTGTAGCAACAACATGTACAGTAATTGAGCATAAACGGCAGCAATGACATCGCATTGCACAGCTCACAACTGCTGTATGAACTAAGCATAACCATGAAACCATCTTTTGTGAAAGCGTGCTCATCACACCCTGCACATGCTACAACCATGACTATTCGAATGCAATCAACATACAAGCCAAAATTCAGAGGGTTGAGGCTATCGATTTCCAAAATCGTTCGTTTTTCTCATTTCAGCCGGAACAGTTGAACTGCATGCCACCAGAGTAATTACACTGAACACGGAATACCACTACAGCTTGTAACTTGAAGCAAAACGCACGCACATAACATCGCCTAATCACAAGCAATTGAATTAAGCACCGGACCACCAGCGAGTCCGTGGCTAGCCGGCAAGCCACACCGCCCTCAACCAGACCAGCGCTGGTGCGGGCAATGCAACAAACACCTAGCGTGCGTCGCCTACGCCGGCCCTAAGAGGGCAGACAACTACACGCCGGCCCTAAGGGCCGGGCGCGGGCAAGTACGGGGCAGCGAGTTTTCGGGAGTGACTTACGGAGTCGAGGAGGGAGAGGGCCTCTCGGGTGGCCTGGCGCTCGCGGCCGCCGTCGCAGGTGATGAAGAAACCCTGCACGCCGGGGCGCAACGGATACGCGCCCTTCCGCACCGGCTTCCCGTGGGGGAGAAACTTGCGCTTCCTCCCACCCTTGGCGCCGCCGCTCGGGTTCGGCTTGCCCTCGCCGCCGGGGGCCATCTCGTGGTTCGGGGTTTCTCTAGGGTTTCTTCAGGCCTGCGAGGCCGCAGTGTTCTGCGTTAAAGCCGGAAGCCGAGATCGGCCGGGCACCGGATCACCGTCCATCACAGCGTGCgcaaaagttttttatttttggaaaattagCGAGAAGTTCCTAATTTCCAAAATTTCAGTGCAAGTTAAGAGGGGTTTGGATCCTAATTGTCCAATTTGAAGTAAATTCAGAAAGTTCGAAAGCAAACTCTCTCAACTAAACTCGTTGCTTGGATTTCAAATTCATCGCGATATTTCAGGATCCGATTGAAATAAAGGATTCTAGTCCTGTGAATCTGAATCATGCCATCAacaaacaggaaaaaaaaatccctgaACAACAAGAGGATATAACAATCGTGAAGCAATATGGAGCATAAAAAAACATCTAAGTATAACATATAGTTTTACACAGAATCACTACTCCTACATATACACAAAACTAAATATGCAAGAGCATCTTTAATGGATACAGTATataactcaccatcactatttttatctaaaatagTGATAAAATAGTGAAAACATGTTCTCAGTAAATACGGCAATTGCCTCGCCATCCCGACCTTCATTACTTTCCCTACCGAactgcaggctgcagctgccCCTCCGTTCCCGCGTTCAGCTCATGTGCACGTCGATGGGAGAGGAGACAAAAGGTAACAAGGTGGTCAAATGCTTCAAAAATTTActtcttctctccttttttttataaatttaaaaGGTGAACTTCTGAAGTTTTTAAAATCACACTGATTTTTTCCTcatagaataaataacagagaacccattttaattttttcaagTAAAAAtctcttaaaaaatttaaatgaaaatttcCCAGATTTGGTTGCTTTTGTATTTCGCTTGAATTTCTAGGGCAtaaatttaattcccaaaaatatcaaaaaaaatcatgaatattcatctaaacTAATATACTAATTTGGTAATTACTTGCTCGTTTGTAGCCTCTTTGCCGTCACCACCTACTTTGCTTGCCATTTTCCTTTCGATGCAGCTAACCCCAGAAGGATATCACAAATGGTAAAACCTGCAGACAGAAATGATGCAGCTCAAAGTTCGTCAGCATCAAAGGCATACATGAACCAATTGTTGTAGCGTATAAAATAAAAAGAGCACCTAATTCACACAGTTACAGTCCAAAGGCAAAAACATTGAGctgaattgtgtatgtatgtgagATTATATGAACTGAGAAGATTATATGTACATGATaaacttgaatgcatgtttatcttATTATATGTGTTGTATGTGATATTATTGGTGTTGTTGCCGATAACGGCTAGATTTTGTAAGGGGAGGGGTAATCAGTGCTGGCTCATGACAAAAACCAGCACTAATATGGGGATTATCAGTGTCGGATTCTATCataaatcgacactgataatctGAGTATGAGTGTCAATTCTttgttatgaaccgacactgatactcattatcagtgctagTTAAAAAATCGGagactatcaatgtcggttaaAAACCGTTACTGATAATGTTTTTAGCCGATACTGATGACCATTTATATACTTAGTGTATGCTGTCCAAATTAAGATTGGGCGGTTCCTAAGGGAACAACCGACCTGGCACACCAGGTTAAAGGCAAAAACAAGCTACTTTGGATGATCCCATCAATTGGGATGATTTATGCCTGTTCCAACTAATTTGAGTAATCTTGTGTACACACATCAGAATACCAGTATCTGTAACCTATTGCGCTCAGGTTATTTGGCGTAACAATATTTCTTAGTAACCAAATATACTAACACCCTTGGTCAAGACTCGAGGAAAAATAATACATCTTCCAAACCATTTACCCCGAAGCTAACTGTATGGGCGCTGTTCATACAATGTTCCTTGTTTACCAATGCATATCCAAGCTATCCATGTTCTTGGTAACTAGAGTAAATAAGTTCTTGCAAAAGAGACTGTATATTTGGCGTCCACACATAAGTCCCGTTCTCATGGATATGATGCTCGAACAACCAATGAAAAGATAGTTCACATAAATCTACATTTTATGAGGCTAGCCAGTCCTGATTGAGTTCAAAAAGTCCACGAATACATAACCCACTAGGTTTGGCTAGCTATTTTGAAACATCTTGTGGGCAACTATTTTGAAACAATGCATCCCAGTGAATTGGAcaattatttttcattttagAGAAGCAGGGTCCAACCTTTTTTGCATTGCTTGAAACCCAAAAGGATCCTAGTACATAAGCATTCCGTCGAGGAATCGATAAGCAACTGAGACGCTATCAAAGCCAAAACCGACATAAGCTAAACGGCCAGGAAGCATAGTGAATTTAAGAACTTGTTTGGTTTGAATCAAACTATCGCTACCAAAATTTGGCTAGCCAAAGTTTTGGTGAAGTAATTGGTCGCCCACACTTGGGCAAAGTTTGGCTAGAAAATGAATAGGGATGTGAGCATTTCTCGGGCACGGCCCGACTGAGGGAAACCCGGTttcaaacttttttattttaaaataaaaaggttataaatatatatgtctattttgaaaattttcaacaGTCATGAAGAATTCTAAAAACAATATGtgatgtagaggatgctatcatctagctttttaaaaaatttcaattcaaacaattacttgtgcaatgagaaaaaaaaagacaaattttaggATCTCTAAAATTGAGAGTTAGATGATAACATCATCTacacaacatattttttttttcataattgttcataactatttcgatagtgttttgaatttaaGAGCAATagaatgcaatattttttatttttaaacccaTCGTTTGTCGCCAGAGTCTagatttgaaaattttcaaaactgACAcgtatatttgcaattttatgatttaaaaaatataaaaataaaaaatccaccTGGTTAACGAAAATGGTGCCCAGGCCCACCTAGAACAGAGCAGCGGGCCTAAAAAATTGAGTTGGGCCCAGGACAGGCCGGGATGGCAGGCTCAATCTTGCCAGGTCTAGATGTGACAGGCTTGCCAGAATTTTGGCAACCAACCGAATAGGTACCAAAATAGTTGAGGCttaccaaattttggtaaggaTAGTTTGCGTACAAACCGAACATGCCCAAAGTCATCCACTGCTAGTGCTAGTACGAACAACAAGTAGGCTTCAgtttgccgccgccgcctctgcagATTACTTTGAAAAGTAATTTACGGTTTACATATGATAAATCCTCTTGCAAATAGACGTCGAGAAAGCATGACAAGAGTGAAGTTTATTTGAACGTTGAACCTTGCATTGGCATCTTTTTGAGGAAAATAAAAATACTTAGCCACACAACTTAACACCAAACTAGTCCAATCATGTTGGGTGAAAGAATCCTGGACACGAGTAAAGTTAATTTGAGCGTCTTTTCCTTCGCACTCATCCTACCCATTTTTCGTGAATTCTAGATGTAACGCTTTCATCCATATTGATGGCAAAAAGTTCAGGTCAGCCTAGTGGCTACCGTAGCGTTTCTTGGATAAAAAAGTTAGGCATGACCcgtttttaaaagaaaaaaggttTGTAGTTTTCTTTTAAGAGGACGAAAGATTTGTAGTTAACCCTCTTCTCCAGTCGTTTTCCAATTAGATTAGAAAATTAGCCATACTGGCCCTCGTGGCCTCATCTAGATCGATCAATGATCATGCGGTCGTAAGCTCGATGACGATGGCCATTACTTGGCGTAGGCCCAATTAGCTCACGCCTCTATATGGCTGGCTTGGCTGATTGCATGCGTCTAAAAGAGCTTGGAAAAACAGCAATTTAAGTAGCACTTGGCAAGGTTAGTGAGTGCAAACCTAAGCCACAATGTTGTCAGCTTGTAACTCGCCCAACTTCTAAAAccaggtaatttttttttaaaaaaaattcgagCTAGTCGAAAGAAATAGGTCCATGCAAGTTTCGACATAAGGCTCCTCTAGGCACCTGTTTAGAACACGGGAATTTCATAGCAGTCCTTGGACTTAGCAAGATCGGTCTAAGGTTTCACTTGTCATCAACCCCAAGCGAAAAAATAAGTAATATTAATATCTCCCTATCAAAAGCTGTCTTTTCTCGCTGCCTACTTTTcgcaaggagagagagagagcgcgcgcGAAGTGCAGATGCTGTGCTCTACCAAAAGTTCAGAGCAAAGAACCGACACCATTAGTTGAAAGAAAATGGGAGCTGACTAATAACTAGTTTACCAAAATTATGTTAGAATTATTAAGATCGATCCATAAAACAATTCGTAATAAATCTTAAAGATTCATATTATGAGATGTGATTTATGTTAAACCTTATtctctattagtaccatattacTAATATAAGTAAAGATAAAgattttctccctatatatatatatataaggacaTCTATTTCATTGGGTATATAAATAATATACATGGCTAATTAAGAGTAGCACTAaaattagaaatatttttattacgTGAGTCTGTATAAAAGTTAGGGTTTTGTATCTTTCTCTTTTTGTTGCGCTGCTGTTATAGTCTACTTCATTCCGATGTCGACGTACATTGGCAACCTAGAGAGTATGTCTTCGAAACCcttgctcttgagatcttgcactggAAGAGAGCCAATAAGGTTTTTAGAAAGCTCCGCGTGATTGCTCAAATTGTTCACCACAGCTCGTCTTTTTGGTCGTTTGGACGCTGCCCGTTGTTATAAATAAATTCGGCACGTCATCAATAGGATCGATCATGCCGTCAACCcggtgcaaccagcatcttcagcaacttCTACAGCGCAGGATCAGTACGTAAAAACCATGTTattcatattttatttcttacgatttctaatttaaaatataatagatttagacatatatatttctttCATACACATAACTAAATTATGCTCtggtaatataaatatattaatttatCAGTTTacgctcatgaa includes:
- the LOC133923674 gene encoding uncharacterized protein LOC133923674, producing MAPGGEGKPNPSGGAKGGRKRKFLPHGKPVRKGAYPLRPGVQGFFITCDGGRERQATREALSLLDSFYEDLVDGKGSGEKSKSIPDKPLNKKIKFEDSDSSDDEDEDHSCEEANNGNAMEKGETTPSEQQQEELGTSGIVAKDNEEQVDNANESKPKKPRVEDPPVSEQTEQKESTDKPKESADKPKESNDKNIDDLIDEDLKELGDRKKRLFASLDSGCNGCIFIQMHKRAGDPGPVEIVQNMMSSAASTRKHMSRFILRFLPAEVACYASEEEITRAIGPLVEKYFPKECPSGHKFAVLYEARSNTGIDRMKIINAVAKSVSQPHKVDLNKPDKTIIVQIAKTICLIGVVERYKELAKFNLRQLTSSERADDIATRA